The region ATTCCACTTGGGAACAGCCCTGGGGCGAGCGTCAGTTCGTGCGCGATCATCACAACCAGCTGACGGTCCGCTTCGAGGAAGACAGCGACGAGAAGCGCCGCTTCGGCGTGACCTTCCGCGTGTTCGACGACGCAATCGGCTTCCGCTACCTGTTCGACGATGCGAGCATGGGCGAAACGCTGCGCGTCGCGGACGAGCTGACCGAATTCAACCTCGCCGCCGACGGCAGCGCATGGTGGATCCCCGGCGGCGAGTGGAACCGCTACGAATATCTCTACGAGGAAACGCCGATCAGCGCGGTGTCGCTGGCGCATACCCCGCTCACTTTTCGCATGGAGAACGGCGTCCACGTCGCGATCCACGAAGCGGCGCTGGTCGATTTCGCCGGTATGTGGGTCAAGCGGACCACCGGCGCAAATTTCCGCGCGACGCTCGCCCCGACCGGATCGAGCGCGGCGCGCGCCGTGCGCGACATTCCCTTCGCAACCCCCTGGCGTACCATCCGCATCAGCGACGATGCCGCCAGCCTCGCGATGAGCGATATCGAGCTCAACCTTAACGAGCCGAACAAGCTGGGCGACGTGTCGTGGTTCAAGCCGCACAAATATGTCGGCGTATGGTGGTCGCTCCACCTCGACGAGGAAAGCTGGGGTTCGGGTCCGAAGCACGGCGCGACGACCGAGAACGTGAAACGCTACATCGATTTCGCGGCAGAAAACGGCTTCGAAGGCGTGCTGGTCGAAGGCTGGAACATCGGCTGGGACGGCAACTGGTTCTTCAACGGCAATCTCTTCAGCTTCACTCAGAGCTATCCCGATTACGATTTCGAGGAACTCGCCCGCTACGCCGCCGAGAAAGGCGTGCCGATCGTCGGCCACCACGAAACCAGCGGCGATGTCGGCAATTACGAGGCGCAGCTCGAAGCCGGGCTCGACCTGATGGCCGCACGCGGGGTCAAGACGATCAAGAGCGGCTATGTCACCGATGCCTGCAACCTGCGCTATGTCCATCCCGACGGCCGGGAAACGCGCGAATGCACCGAAAGCCAGGTGATGCAGCGCCATCACCTCAAGGTCATCGAGGAGGCCGCCAAGCGTCGTATCGCGATGAACCCGCACGAGCCGGTCAAGGACACGGGCCTGCGCCGCACCTATCCCAACTGGGTCAGCCGCGAGGGCGCACGGGGGATGGAATTCAACGCATGGGGCGTTCCGCCGAACGGGCCGAGCCATGTCCCCACCATGGTCTTCACCCGCATGCTGTCCGGCCCGATGGACTACACGCCCGGCGTGCTCAGCCTCGAAGGGCGCGGCCAGCCGCTGCAGATGACGCAGGCCCGCGCGCTCGCCGAATATGTCGTGATCTATTCGCCGATCCAGATGGCTGCCGACCTGCCCGAGCATTATGCCGAGCATCCCGAGGCCTTCCAGTTCATCAAGACAGTGCCGGCGGACTGGTCCGAAAGCCACGTGCTCGAAGCGGAAGTCGGCGAATACGTCGTCATCGCGCGCAAGGACCGCAACAGCGCCGAATGGTATCTCGGCGGCGCTGCGGACGAGGCGGGGCGCACGGTCGCGGTCGATCTCTCCTTCCTCGATGCGGGCAAGACCTACCGCGCGGAGATCTACCGCGATGGCGCCAATGCGCACTTCGAAGGCGATGCGCGGTTCGACATCGTGATCGAGGCTCGCATGCTCGGCGCGGGCGACACACTCGAGCTCGTCATGGCCCCGGGTGGCGGCTTCGCGGTGAGGCTGATACCGCTCGACAAGTGAGCGAGCCCAAACCTCCCCATATCGTCGTCCTTGGTGGCGGCAGCGCAGGCTGGATTACCGCCTGCCTGCTCCACCACGAATGGGGTGCGCGGGGCGGCCGGGTCACGGTCGTAGAGAGCTCCGACATCGGGATCATCGGGGTCGGCGAAGGCTCGACACCGCAGCTGAAAGCCTTTTTCGACCATCTCGGCCTCGACGAGACGGAGTGGATGCCCGCCTGCGACGCCACCTATAAGCTGGGCATCCGCTTCACCGGGTGGAGCGAACGGGAGGGGTTCGAGAGCTATTTCCACCCCTTCCCCGGCCCGGTCGACCTGCATAGCGAACCACAGTTCGTCCATAATTGCGCGCTCGCCCGGCGCGGGTTCGAGGCGCCTGCCCATCCCGACGACTGGTTCCTCGCGGCAAAGCTCGCAGACGAGCGCAAGGGCCCGCATCCGTCTGCGAACTTCCCGTTCCCGCAAAGCTACGGCTACCACTTCGATGCCCACAAGCTCGGCGCGTTCCTGCGCGAATGGGCGACGGCGCGCGGTGTCGAACATCTCGACCGGCGGGTCGCCGATGTCGAACTGGACGATGCCGGCGACGTCGCAGCCCTTGTC is a window of Erythrobacter sp. HKB08 DNA encoding:
- a CDS encoding glycoside hydrolase family 97 protein, with translation MSLSRLLLALLVIVGLVPVAWAEEVVTSPDGRITVTVDTNGEGRPFYRVDLDGEPVLGESRLGFLLTDQDKLERRLAIISAEAASHDSTWEQPWGERQFVRDHHNQLTVRFEEDSDEKRRFGVTFRVFDDAIGFRYLFDDASMGETLRVADELTEFNLAADGSAWWIPGGEWNRYEYLYEETPISAVSLAHTPLTFRMENGVHVAIHEAALVDFAGMWVKRTTGANFRATLAPTGSSAARAVRDIPFATPWRTIRISDDAASLAMSDIELNLNEPNKLGDVSWFKPHKYVGVWWSLHLDEESWGSGPKHGATTENVKRYIDFAAENGFEGVLVEGWNIGWDGNWFFNGNLFSFTQSYPDYDFEELARYAAEKGVPIVGHHETSGDVGNYEAQLEAGLDLMAARGVKTIKSGYVTDACNLRYVHPDGRETRECTESQVMQRHHLKVIEEAAKRRIAMNPHEPVKDTGLRRTYPNWVSREGARGMEFNAWGVPPNGPSHVPTMVFTRMLSGPMDYTPGVLSLEGRGQPLQMTQARALAEYVVIYSPIQMAADLPEHYAEHPEAFQFIKTVPADWSESHVLEAEVGEYVVIARKDRNSAEWYLGGAADEAGRTVAVDLSFLDAGKTYRAEIYRDGANAHFEGDARFDIVIEARMLGAGDTLELVMAPGGGFAVRLIPLDK